The Miscanthus floridulus cultivar M001 chromosome 17, ASM1932011v1, whole genome shotgun sequence genome has a window encoding:
- the LOC136516558 gene encoding WPP domain-interacting tail-anchored protein 1-like, translating into MDSVIYKHDDMSQERTLPFGDAGNMGGSNVEILTRIELDIAFASEKLLNLEMLVMEIARQATDFEPATLEDESISSETAENAFELDILYGILDAEVKELHNLISSLQADIKSIEHQDYEEESGGKVKARMDAAKLSLKQMQELIADIRNESAKFEKVIAFSHDKEGTIEAVGCDNGHLSYQTGTQTEDQHRNVLHMLEKSIASELDLEKKLSDSISVIEDLRLKLHHQEEEIYFLEESTETISGRLFEAENASKLLFGTSKELINRLNNMQFHVSALKGTEDDLKSKLEQSLTKLSFLENSPDKVEKESDKVGAGSSSLQDKIQELEKQLNESNLQLQFALASAETRQEEQNALQSELITMENTIKNIKDDVSRAESRAQNAEIRCMQLTVANIELNGELDALKSEKSDKANLLEKKLTESNTQLEHAKAAVDAIVEQQGMLKCTISDMEHIIEDLKGKVSKAETRAESAESKCTLLTDTNLELSEELAFLRGRVESLENSLREANHAKVSTAKDIGVRTKIITDLVRKLALERERLHLQIATLTKKNKMLVKKCKEDINGNIQMSKKATSNCTEFQSTQKAEEICPDSLPSQTVGEKPSDPIDNDEVKTQSPSQDVSTSKDDSTSDDIHETVRTIEPSLLNRKYTFVALLVLLAAVVVFLLHEDGGPA; encoded by the exons ATGGATTCCGTGATCTACAAACATGATGACATGTCCCAAGAAAGAACCCTGCCATTTGGAGATGCAGGGAACATGGGAGGAAGCAATGTAGAAATTCTCACAAGAATAGAGCTCGATATTGCATTTGCCTCAGAGAAATTATTAAATTTGGAGATGCTGGTTATGGAAATAGCACGTCAGGCTACTGACTTTGAGCCTGCTACGCTTGAAGATGAATCTATTTCTTCTGAGACTGCAGAGAATGCTTTTGAACTGGACATCTTGTATGGTATTCTTGATGCAGAAGTCAAGGAGCTACATAACTTGATTAGTTCTCTTCAAGCTGATATCAAAAGTATAGAGCATCAGGATTATGAAGAAGAGTCTGGAGGCAAGGTAAAAGCTAGAATGGATGCAGCTAAATTGTCCTTGAAGCAGATGCAAGAGCTAATTGCTGATATTAGGAACGAGTCTGCAAAGTTTGAGAAAGTCATTGCGTTTTCCCACGATAAGGAAG GGACCATTGAAGCTGTTGGATGTGATAACGGCCATCTGTCATATCAAACTGGTACGCAGACAGAAGATCAACACAGAAATGTTTTACATATGTTAGAAAAATCCATAGCAAGTGAGCTAGATCTTGAAAAGAAGCTATCTGATTCGATATCTGTCATAGAAGACCTCAGGCTGAAGCTCCATCATCAGGAAGAGGAAATCTATTTCCTTGAGGAATCAACTGAAACAATTTCAGGTAGATTGTTTGAAGCAGAAAATGCTTCAAAGCTACTTTTCGGAACCTCAAAGGAACTTATAAATAGGCTTAATAACATGCAGTTTCATGTAAGTGCGCTAAAAGGTACAGAAGATGATCTCAAGTCAAAACTagaacaaagcttgacaaaactgtCTTTTCTGGAAAATAGCCCAGACAAGGTGGAAAAAGAGAGTGACAAAGTTGGAGCTGGATCATCATCATTGCAGGATAAAATACAGGAGCTAGAAAAACAGTTGAATGAATCCAATTTACAACTCCAATTTGCACTAGCTTCAGCAGAAACAAGGCAGGAGGAGCAAAATGCATTGCAATCTGAGCTGATCACAATGGAAAATACAATTAAGAATATCAAAGATGATGTTTCACGAGCAGAAAGCAGAGCACAAAATGCAGAAATAAGGTGTATGCAGCTAACTGTAGCTAATATAGAGCTTAATGGGGAACTAGATGCCCTTAAAAGCGAGAAGTCAGATAAGGCCAATCTTTTGGAGAAGAAACTTACAGAGTCAAATACCCAATTAGAGCATGCAAAGGCAGCAGTTGATGCCATTGTTGAACAGCAGGGTATGCTGAAATGTACAATTTCTGATATGGAACATATTATCGAAGATCTGAAGGGCAAAGTTTCAAAAGCTGAAACCAGAGCTGAGAGTGCTGAATCAAAGTGCACACTGTTAACAGACACAAATTTAGAACTTAGTGAAGAGCTAGCATTTCTAAGAGGTCGAGTAGAAAGTCTAGAAAACTCGTTACGTGAAGCCAACCATGCGAAGGTGTCCACTGCCAAGGACATTGGTGTGAGAACTAAAATTATTACTGATTTGGTCAGAAAATTGGCACTGGAAAGAGAACGACTTCATCTTCAG ATTGCTACATTAACAAAGAAGAACAAGATGTTGGTTAAAAAATGTAAAGAGGATATTAATGGTAACATACAAATGAGCAAAAAGGCTACTTCCAATTGCACTGAATTTCAGTCAACTCAAAAAGCTGAGGAAATATGTCCAGATTCTCTGCCATCACAAACTGTG GGGGAGAAACCATCAGATCCTATTGATAATGATGAAGTTAAGACTCAGAGTCCATCACAGGATGTTTCCACTTCGAAGGATGATTCCACATCGGATGACATTCATGAGACAGTGCGCACCATAGAGCCATCACTACTAAACCGGAAATATACTTTTGTGGCACTTCTAGTGTTGTTGGCTGCTGTCGTTGTGTTCTTGTTACATGAAGATGGCGGCCCTGCATGA